The following DNA comes from Sinorhizobium mexicanum.
CCATTGCGTCGCGGATATCGTCGGGGATTCGCTGCAGCTCGCTCGCGACGCCACCAAGGTCGACGCCGAAATCATCGTCCAGTGCGGCGTACACTTCATGGCGGAGACCTCGAAGCTCCTCAATCCAGAAAAGACGGTGCTGATCCCCGATGCCAAGGCGGGCTGCTCGCTGTCCGAATCGATCACCGGCGCGGATGTGCGCCTGCTCAAGGAACGTTATCCCGGCGTGCCGGTCGTCACCTACGTCAACACCTCGGCCGACGTGAAGGCGGAGACCGACATCTGCTGCACTTCGTCCAACGTGCTGGCGGTCATTGAGAGCCTGGAATCGGACACCGTCCTCTGCATTCCCGACGAATATCTCGCGATGAACGTCGCGCGGCAGACGAACAAGAAGATCCTCACCTGGAAGGGCCATTGCGAGGTCCATGAGCGCTTCACCGCCGCGGAACTCCTCGCCTACAAGGAGGCCAATCCGGGCATCGAGATCATCGGCCATCCGGAATGCCACCCCGATGTCATCGCCGTCTGCGATTTTGCCGGCTCTACGTCGGGCATGATCAACTACGTCAAGGACAATCGGCCGCAAAAGGTGCTGCTTGTCACCGAATGCTCCATGGCTTCCAATATCCAGGCGGAAGTTCAGGGCGTCGATTTCGTCAAACCGTGCAATCTCTGTCCGCACATGAAGCGCATAACGCTGCCGAAGATCCTCGACAGCTTGCTTAACATGACGGAGGAGGTTCTTGTCGATCCGGCGATCGCCGGCCGCGCCCGCCTTGCGGTCGAGCGCATGGTGAACCTCAAGCAATAGTCGATGTCCGGGCCTATGGCCCGGCACCATGCATGCGGCTGGAGGAGTACCGAGCCATGCTGAAAGACCATTTTCGCCCGCAATCCTTCAACGGCATCGATGACATCGTCATCGTCGGCGGCGGCCTTGCCGGGCTCTTCTGCGCGCTGAAGCTGGCGCCGCGTCCCGTGACCATCCTTGCCGCTGCCCCGATCGGGCACGGCGCCTCGTCTGCCTGGGCGCAAGGCGGAATCGCGGCTGCGATGAGCCCCGGCGACACGTTCGAAAAGCACGTTGCCGATACGGTCACCGCCGGCGCTGGCATCGTCGACGAGAAAATGACACGGATGATGGTCGCCGAGGGACCGGCGCGCATTCACGACCTGCTCGATTACGGCGTGCCCTTCGACCGCGATCTTGAAGGCAAACTGCTGCTTTCGCGCGAGGCGGCGCATTCCGAACGGCGCATCGTTCGCGTCAGGGGCGATATGGCCGGCAAGGCGATCATGGAAGCGTTGATCGCAGCCGTGCGCAGGACTCCGTCTATTCGCGTCATCGAAGGCTACGTGGTCGAGGAACTGGTGCGCGAAGGGCGCTTCATCTCCGGCGTCATCGCAAGGCCGGATGCCGGTCAATCGAAGGTCCGCGTTTCGTTCCCGGCGCGCGCCGTCGTTCTCTGCTCCGGCGGCATCGGACATCTCTACGCCGTCACCACCAATCCTTGGGAGGCTTGCGGCCAGGGTGTCGGCATGGCTGCACGGGCAGGCGCCATCATCGCCGATCCGGAGTTCGTCCAATTCCACCCGACCGCGATCAATATCGGCAAGGACCCGGCGCCTTTGGCGACGGAGGCGCTGCGCGGTGACGGTGCCGTGCTTGTCAATTCCGCAGGTCACCGTTTCATGCTCGATATTCATCCCGACGGCGAGCTCGCGCCGCGGGACATCGTCTCGCGCGGTGTCTTCGCCGAAGTGCAGGCCGGGCGTGGCGCCTTCCTCGATTGCACCAAGGCCGTCGGCAAACATTTCCCGGAGATGTTCCCGACCGTTTATGCCTCCTGCCTTGCGGCTGGCATCGATCCGGTGACGCAACCGATCCCGGTCGTCCCGGCCGTTCACTATCACATGGGCGGCGTGCTGACCGACGGGCAGGGCCGCACCTCGATCGATGGTCTCTGGGCAGCCGGCGAGGTGACCTCGACCGGTGTTCACGGCGCCAATCGCCTTGCTTCGAACTCGCTGCTGGAGGCCGTTGTCTTCGCCGCGCGTATCGCGGAAAGCATCAAGGGTACCTTGCCGGCGCCGAAGCTCAGCGAGTGGGGCGACAATGCTGGCGAGAACGATGATCCGGTGACGGTCGAGGACAGCCCGCCGTTCAAGATCCTGCGCAGCCTGATGAGCGAGTGCGTCGGCGTTATTCGCACGCGCGAGAGCCTGACGCGGGCGATGCGCGAGATTGCGGCGCTGGAGCGCGCCAACAACCGCCTGCGCTTCGCGAACATCATAACCACCGCCAAGCTTATTGCCGTCGCAGCTCTTCAGCGAACGGAAAGCCGCGGCGGTCATTTCCGCGCCGACTGCCCGTCCGAGCGTCCCGAATGGCGGCGGCGCACGTACCTGACGCTGGCGCAGGCCGAACGCCTCGCCGCGGAAGTGGCCGAAACCGAGCCGGCGTGATGCCGGCCCGGTATCTGCGATCGTTAGATGACATCCCTGCAGGAGCCAAGCCCATGACTGCCGCGCTACGCCCGGAACTGCCCGCCCTCATGGTCGAAGACCAGGTGAGGACCGCCCTCCTGGAGGATCTTGGCCGTGCCGGCGATATCACGACGCTGTCGACGATTGGTCCGGATATGACGGCATCGGCGACCCTGCGCGTTCGCGATGCGGGCGTCATCGCCGGGCTTGAATTGGCGCGGGTGGCGTTTCGGCTGGTCGATCCGTCGATCCGCTTCGAACCCCTCGCAGCGGACGGTGATCGCGTCGCACCCGGTACCGACATTGCCCGGATTTCGGGCCGCGCAAGGGGTCTGCTGTCCGCGGAGCGTGTCGCTCTCAATTTCCTCATGCATCTCTCCGGGATCGCCACCTATACGGCGAAATTCGCCGATGAGATCGCGCATACGACCGCCAAGGTCTGCTGCACGCGCAAGACCATCCCCGGCCTGCGCGCCCTGGAGAAATACGCTGTTCGTCTCGGCGGGGGCTCAAACCATCGCTATGGCCTCGACGACGCGGTACTGATCAAGGACAATCACATTGCGGTTTCCGGCGGTGTCGCCGGCGCCATTCGTGCCGCAAGCACCTATTGCGGCCATCTCGTCAAGGTAGAGGTCGAGGTCGACGGGCTAGCGCAGATGCGCGAGGCGCTGACTGCTGCACCGGACGTCATCCTGCTCGACAATATGGGACCGGAGTTGCTGCGCGAGGCCGTTACGGTCAATGCCGAGCATTGGCGCCTGAGCCCGGCTGACTATGCCGCCGATCCGCGCCGCACGCGGCTCGAAGCGTCGGGCAACGTCAAGCTCGACACGATCCGGGCGCTCGCCGAGACAGGCGTCGATTACGTCTCCACGTCGAAGATCACCATGGCGGCACCCACGCTCGATATCGGCCTCGACGTGACGATCTAGGTTCGCCGCGAGCAGCGTTCTCGAAATCACCGCACACAACTCTTCCGCGCTCGCGTGGAACGACATCACCATTTGCGCGTTGGTTCTTCTTTCCCGCGAGAGAGGAAGGATTTGGCGATGATCAGAATATTAGCTGTAGTTGCGCTGGCTATAGGCGCGGCAGCCACTGCGCCTGCGATCGCGTCTGCGCAAGAGTCATCGCAGACCGCCGTCGCAAATTTCATCGGCAAGGACGGCAAGGAGACGGGGCGGGCCACGTTGACCGCGGCCGGCAAGGGAGTCCTGATTGAAATGGAGGTCACCGACCTGCCAAAGAACACCTGGGTTGCCTTCCATGTTCACGAAGTCGGAAGCTGCGATCCGGCGGGCGGCTATGAGTCGGCGGGCAAGCATTTTGCGGGTGAAGATGCGAATGCCGAACACGGGTTCCTGGCGCAAAAGGGTCCGCATGCGGGCGATATGCCGAACCAATATGTCGGGGCCGACGGGACGCTCCGCGCGCAGGTGTTCAACAGCTTCGTCTCTCTCGACGACAAGGGCACCGCCATTCGTGGCCGAGCCTTGATGATCCATGCGCGTTCCGATGACAACCGCAGCCAGCCGGCGGGTGACGCCGGTGACCGACTGGCCTGTGCCATCATCAAGTGACTATCGTCCGCCGACTTTCAAGCCGGGGGCAGGCCGCTCATCGAGAATCTGGCGGCGGAAGCGGAAGAGCGCGGCTGGTCTGCCGCCGGTGGAGGCAAGCGTTCCACCGGTCGGCTCTACGAGCTCTGCCCCCTCGACCAGGCGCCGGAAGTTCTGCTTGTGCAAGTGACGGCCGGAGATCGCTTCGACGGTTGCCTGCAGATCGGTCAGCGTGAACTCCGGCGGCATCAGTTCGAAGACCACGGGCCGGTATTTGATCTTGCCGCGCAATCTGGCGACGGCCGTCGCGACGATGCGACGGTGGTCGTGGCGCATCGCCAGGCCGATGGCAGGATTGTCGAGATCGCGGCAATGCCCATCGATCACTGCCTCGCGGACAAGGCCGGCCTCGTAAAGCAACTCATAGCGTTCGAGCACGCGCTCCTCGTCCCAGGGAAAATCGTCAAGTCCGAAGGCGAGCCTAATGCGGGAGCGACGTTGCGCGGCGGAAGTCGATCGTTCGTCATATGGCGGACTGTTTTCCCAGCGGGTGAGCGCCGGCAGGATGGCCTGATCGAGAAGGGCGGGACGCCCCCGCCGCCAATCCTCCCAAGGCAGATAACCGTACCAGTCACGCCAATGGGCGCCGGCCTCGGCCAAGCGCTCATTGTTCTCCGCATCTGTGCGCGTCAGCGCCAGGTAACCGACGGAGACCATGTGCTTGCCTTCCTCGCCGGGCAGCCGGTGGCGGCCACGGTCGCCGAAGGTGTAGAGCTGTTCGATATATCCAAGCCTGAGAGCGATGCGTTTTTCGACGCGGTCACGCAGCCCCGTCTCGAAGGTGCGGTGACGCGCCGGATCAAACGGGCCGAAGGGCAGGCTGTCGCGCGCGTCGCCATCCGCTTCGCTGACGGCGAGGATATGCGGGCTGCGGTTCACGACAGCGACGATTGCCGCATTGAGGCCGATCTCGACCGTGATTGCAGGCATGTCAGTCGGCATGCCACGCGCTCTCCGCTCGGGTGGTGAGCATAAAGGGCGCATTGCCGTCGGCGTCGGCGCCGCGGCCGATGGACCGCACGGCATCAACGAGCCTACCCTTTCGCGACAGCGTCTCGTCGCCGATCTCCACCAGTCGTGGGTTTGGCGTAGCGTATGGCGAGACGCGGCGCAGGCGTGCGACGAGCGCGGCGTCGTCCTGGTCGGGCTCCACCGCCAGCGCCGCAATCAACGCCGCTGCCGGCGAACGGGAAACGCCCATCCAGCAATGGATGAGGAGCGGGCGGGTACGGTCCCAGTTGCAGGCAAAATCAATAATTTGCCGGACATGTTCCTCTTGCGGCGCGATCAGGTCGCCCGTTCCCGCGAAGTTGATGTCGTTGACACCGATCGTCAGGTGTTTCGCTCGGTCGATAACAGCGGGGCGATGAAAATCCTGCCCCTTGGCAAGCAGGCTCACCATTTCGCGGCAACCGTGGCGAACGGCCAATTCCGCGATGCGCGCAAGCGGCGAGACGACAATGCCGGTCATTCAGGCTTCCGCCTTTGCCATGGTCCGCTCCCCTTCGAGCGTATTGAACCGTTCGGCGAACAGCCGCTGCGCCTCGACCGCCGGCAGCGGATCGATCAGCAGGCTCTCCCGCGTAATGCCGCGCGGTTGGCCGAAGAACTTGCGAGCCTCTTCCGCCGAAAAACCGGCAAGCTCGGTCGCCTCGAAATAGGCAGCGATGCGATCAGCCTTCTTGATCCGCTCCTTGAGTTCCTTGGGCGTATGAGGTGGCAAGCCGAAGCGCAGGTGCACGGCGCCTTCGAGCCGCTTTTCCACAGTCTTGTAACCACCGCCGACGACGGCCTTGAACGGCGAGATCATGTCGCCGATGACATATTCGGGGGCGTCGTGAAGGAGCGCCATCAGGCATTCGTCCGCATTGCAGCGGTTGGTCCGACGGAAGATATCCTCGACGATCAGGCTATGCTGGGCGACGGAAAAAGCGTGATCCCCCGAAGTCTGGCCGTTCCAGCGCGCCACGCGGGCAAG
Coding sequences within:
- the nadA gene encoding quinolinate synthase NadA, whose translation is MTRLDLRADAAPAPAFVSAAARFGVMEKPDLAYTPAIARETAHLYEKVKDFIPAIEWAAYAPYVHAINRLKKERNAVILAHNYQTPDIFHCVADIVGDSLQLARDATKVDAEIIVQCGVHFMAETSKLLNPEKTVLIPDAKAGCSLSESITGADVRLLKERYPGVPVVTYVNTSADVKAETDICCTSSNVLAVIESLESDTVLCIPDEYLAMNVARQTNKKILTWKGHCEVHERFTAAELLAYKEANPGIEIIGHPECHPDVIAVCDFAGSTSGMINYVKDNRPQKVLLVTECSMASNIQAEVQGVDFVKPCNLCPHMKRITLPKILDSLLNMTEEVLVDPAIAGRARLAVERMVNLKQ
- a CDS encoding L-aspartate oxidase, coding for MLKDHFRPQSFNGIDDIVIVGGGLAGLFCALKLAPRPVTILAAAPIGHGASSAWAQGGIAAAMSPGDTFEKHVADTVTAGAGIVDEKMTRMMVAEGPARIHDLLDYGVPFDRDLEGKLLLSREAAHSERRIVRVRGDMAGKAIMEALIAAVRRTPSIRVIEGYVVEELVREGRFISGVIARPDAGQSKVRVSFPARAVVLCSGGIGHLYAVTTNPWEACGQGVGMAARAGAIIADPEFVQFHPTAINIGKDPAPLATEALRGDGAVLVNSAGHRFMLDIHPDGELAPRDIVSRGVFAEVQAGRGAFLDCTKAVGKHFPEMFPTVYASCLAAGIDPVTQPIPVVPAVHYHMGGVLTDGQGRTSIDGLWAAGEVTSTGVHGANRLASNSLLEAVVFAARIAESIKGTLPAPKLSEWGDNAGENDDPVTVEDSPPFKILRSLMSECVGVIRTRESLTRAMREIAALERANNRLRFANIITTAKLIAVAALQRTESRGGHFRADCPSERPEWRRRTYLTLAQAERLAAEVAETEPA
- the nadC gene encoding carboxylating nicotinate-nucleotide diphosphorylase, producing the protein MTAALRPELPALMVEDQVRTALLEDLGRAGDITTLSTIGPDMTASATLRVRDAGVIAGLELARVAFRLVDPSIRFEPLAADGDRVAPGTDIARISGRARGLLSAERVALNFLMHLSGIATYTAKFADEIAHTTAKVCCTRKTIPGLRALEKYAVRLGGGSNHRYGLDDAVLIKDNHIAVSGGVAGAIRAASTYCGHLVKVEVEVDGLAQMREALTAAPDVILLDNMGPELLREAVTVNAEHWRLSPADYAADPRRTRLEASGNVKLDTIRALAETGVDYVSTSKITMAAPTLDIGLDVTI
- a CDS encoding superoxide dismutase family protein — translated: MIRILAVVALAIGAAATAPAIASAQESSQTAVANFIGKDGKETGRATLTAAGKGVLIEMEVTDLPKNTWVAFHVHEVGSCDPAGGYESAGKHFAGEDANAEHGFLAQKGPHAGDMPNQYVGADGTLRAQVFNSFVSLDDKGTAIRGRALMIHARSDDNRSQPAGDAGDRLACAIIK
- a CDS encoding NUDIX hydrolase, with the translated sequence MPTDMPAITVEIGLNAAIVAVVNRSPHILAVSEADGDARDSLPFGPFDPARHRTFETGLRDRVEKRIALRLGYIEQLYTFGDRGRHRLPGEEGKHMVSVGYLALTRTDAENNERLAEAGAHWRDWYGYLPWEDWRRGRPALLDQAILPALTRWENSPPYDERSTSAAQRRSRIRLAFGLDDFPWDEERVLERYELLYEAGLVREAVIDGHCRDLDNPAIGLAMRHDHRRIVATAVARLRGKIKYRPVVFELMPPEFTLTDLQATVEAISGRHLHKQNFRRLVEGAELVEPTGGTLASTGGRPAALFRFRRQILDERPAPGLKVGGR
- a CDS encoding tyrosine phosphatase family protein, yielding MTGIVVSPLARIAELAVRHGCREMVSLLAKGQDFHRPAVIDRAKHLTIGVNDINFAGTGDLIAPQEEHVRQIIDFACNWDRTRPLLIHCWMGVSRSPAAALIAALAVEPDQDDAALVARLRRVSPYATPNPRLVEIGDETLSRKGRLVDAVRSIGRGADADGNAPFMLTTRAESAWHAD
- a CDS encoding YfbR-like 5'-deoxynucleotidase, which translates into the protein MINARAWQRMLSGRRLDLLDPSPLDVELSDIAHGLARVARWNGQTSGDHAFSVAQHSLIVEDIFRRTNRCNADECLMALLHDAPEYVIGDMISPFKAVVGGGYKTVEKRLEGAVHLRFGLPPHTPKELKERIKKADRIAAYFEATELAGFSAEEARKFFGQPRGITRESLLIDPLPAVEAQRLFAERFNTLEGERTMAKAEA